One window of the Sphaerochaeta associata genome contains the following:
- a CDS encoding response regulator transcription factor, producing MNILLVDDEVLAIQYIAGLVDWSANGYRVCAIAHSVAEAKQALETMVINIVIFDVFMPEENGVSLSSFIAKYYPRVGMLALSSYDTYDYVREILKNGAHDYILKHRVTGDQLLACLKSMEANLIFAPSSSTAKPSIETSLQIEPQKPGESHQLALTLEQQNHILLAIEQRNLVSFTTALQDVYSLPAMQFTASRLMITKEILDFLAAFASKYSLSFQSEPELSLLIRLIDQGDGQLLAAGLSDRYRSLLELLQQSSASHNVQLAASYVDHFYYKNISLEKCAKSIGVNASYLSRIFHHEMKVTFSKYLSLTRIQKAKTKILQGCPLKQVAGDCGFKNYNYFFKVFKDVEGITPIGYMEQELGKKN from the coding sequence ATGAACATATTATTAGTGGACGATGAAGTCCTAGCCATTCAATATATTGCCGGCCTTGTCGATTGGTCTGCCAATGGATATCGGGTTTGCGCCATTGCACATAGCGTTGCTGAAGCGAAGCAGGCCTTGGAAACAATGGTCATCAACATCGTAATCTTCGATGTTTTCATGCCCGAGGAGAACGGGGTGTCGCTTTCATCCTTCATAGCCAAATACTATCCAAGAGTCGGGATGCTGGCGCTCTCTAGTTATGATACCTATGACTATGTACGTGAGATCCTGAAAAATGGAGCTCATGACTACATCCTCAAGCACCGTGTTACCGGAGATCAATTGCTGGCATGTTTGAAATCCATGGAAGCCAACCTGATATTCGCTCCTTCGTCATCAACGGCAAAGCCAAGCATCGAGACATCACTGCAAATCGAACCTCAAAAACCGGGAGAGAGTCATCAACTGGCTCTTACCCTTGAGCAACAAAACCATATATTGCTTGCCATCGAACAGAGGAACCTGGTTTCCTTCACCACCGCCTTGCAGGATGTCTACAGTCTGCCTGCAATGCAGTTTACCGCTTCAAGGCTGATGATCACCAAGGAAATTCTCGATTTCCTTGCAGCATTTGCTTCCAAGTACTCTCTTTCCTTTCAGAGCGAACCTGAGTTGTCCCTTCTTATACGCCTGATTGATCAGGGGGATGGACAACTGTTGGCTGCAGGTCTCTCAGATCGATATCGTTCGCTTCTGGAATTGCTGCAGCAGAGCTCAGCCTCTCATAATGTCCAATTGGCGGCTTCCTATGTTGATCATTTCTACTACAAGAACATCTCCCTTGAGAAATGCGCAAAAAGCATTGGAGTGAATGCATCGTATCTAAGCAGGATTTTCCACCATGAGATGAAGGTTACCTTTTCCAAGTATCTCAGCCTGACAAGAATTCAAAAGGCAAAAACCAAGATTCTCCAAGGGTGCCCTCTCAAGCAAGTAGCCGGCGATTGCGGATTTAAAAACTATAATTACTTTTTCAAGGTATTCAAGGATGTAGAAGGAATTACACCAATTGGGTACATGGAACAAGAGTTGGGTAAAAAAAACTGA
- a CDS encoding HNH endonuclease, with amino-acid sequence MKAFVGVTDYEWYQRLSSQAYDEVNFWKPGGSTNFKALEPGELFLFKLHAPLNYIVGGAYFVRFHILPSFLAWEAFGQKNGTRSFEELENRIAKYRKTTDSNPQIGCIILGSPFFFPESDWIPAPSDWGKSIVQGKTYDSDSPIGNSLLDAVFERIRKPYERESVGKEEGAREGLTLAKYRIGQGTFRVMVTEAYHRRCAISGEKTLPVLDAAHIVPFSEEGSYSVQNGLLLRTDIHTLYDKGYLTVTPSYHVEVSSRLKQDYGNGKIYYAYHGQELPNLPNNPEERPLKEYLMWHAEHVYR; translated from the coding sequence ATGAAAGCATTTGTCGGGGTGACCGACTATGAGTGGTATCAGAGGTTGTCTTCCCAAGCCTATGACGAAGTGAACTTCTGGAAACCAGGTGGCAGTACCAATTTCAAGGCGCTTGAACCAGGGGAGCTCTTCTTGTTCAAGCTCCATGCCCCGCTGAATTACATTGTCGGTGGCGCTTACTTCGTGCGGTTCCATATTCTTCCAAGCTTTCTTGCCTGGGAAGCTTTTGGACAGAAGAATGGTACGCGGAGCTTCGAGGAGCTGGAGAATCGTATCGCTAAATATCGAAAGACCACCGATTCAAATCCTCAGATTGGGTGCATCATTCTCGGTTCTCCCTTCTTCTTTCCCGAATCTGATTGGATACCGGCGCCATCTGATTGGGGCAAGAGCATCGTGCAAGGTAAAACGTATGATTCGGATAGCCCAATTGGAAACTCTTTGCTGGATGCTGTGTTTGAGAGAATCAGAAAGCCTTATGAGAGAGAATCAGTAGGTAAGGAAGAAGGAGCCAGAGAGGGCTTGACTCTGGCAAAATACCGCATCGGGCAAGGGACCTTCCGAGTCATGGTTACCGAGGCCTACCATAGAAGGTGCGCCATCAGCGGGGAGAAGACGCTTCCCGTACTCGATGCCGCCCACATCGTTCCCTTCAGTGAAGAGGGTAGTTACTCTGTACAGAATGGCTTGCTGCTCCGAACGGATATCCACACGCTCTATGACAAAGGATACCTGACAGTCACTCCCTCCTACCATGTGGAAGTCAGTTCCCGTCTGAAACAGGACTACGGTAACGGAAAGATTTATTATGCCTACCATGGGCAGGAACTTCCAAATCTGCCGAATAATCCAGAGGAGAGACCATTAAAAGAGTACCTTATGTGGCATGCAGAGCATGTATATAGGTAA
- a CDS encoding RES family NAD+ phosphorylase produces MKCCVHCFKDSEIIAVVEATKAIGTCDFCGHEHTAVYEISSNTILTELFEGFLDIYSVVEDLPSEYPDERKALLCECLFRDWTLFSSNPEAIQKLMIAICNDKYLAQPELFESQVGIAEYCNPQYLEHNAILKTYSWQKFVDDIKRNNRFHTNFVNREVLKAFVRCVRKTYVPAEVFYRARICPNLKGFKKSEMGAPPAHRVNAGRANPEGVQVLYLSNTEKTTLHEICAGMYDYVSIGTFRLLKQIEVINLAEIDVVSPFIANSLLDIDYVQYAVNQDVLRKMRAEIAKPLRRHDSTLDYLPTQYISDFIKSLGFDGIEYTSTMSEEGRNLAVFKESVFHCTKTKVLDIKAIEYEYDVVSKRA; encoded by the coding sequence ATGAAATGTTGTGTTCATTGTTTTAAGGATTCTGAAATCATTGCAGTTGTTGAAGCAACCAAAGCTATTGGGACCTGTGATTTTTGTGGACATGAGCATACTGCTGTCTATGAGATATCATCAAATACAATTCTTACAGAACTATTCGAAGGATTTCTGGACATCTATTCGGTGGTTGAAGATTTGCCTTCAGAGTACCCTGATGAGCGTAAAGCCTTATTGTGTGAATGCCTGTTTCGAGATTGGACACTCTTTTCAAGTAATCCCGAAGCTATTCAGAAACTTATGATTGCGATATGCAATGACAAGTATTTAGCCCAGCCTGAGCTTTTTGAATCACAAGTAGGGATAGCGGAGTATTGCAATCCTCAATATCTGGAGCATAACGCTATCCTAAAAACCTACTCATGGCAGAAGTTTGTTGATGATATTAAGAGGAACAACAGATTTCACACAAATTTTGTGAATAGGGAAGTCCTGAAGGCGTTCGTTCGATGTGTGAGAAAAACGTATGTACCTGCTGAGGTTTTCTATCGGGCGCGAATCTGTCCCAATTTAAAAGGATTCAAGAAGAGTGAAATGGGTGCTCCTCCGGCTCATAGGGTGAATGCAGGGAGGGCCAATCCCGAGGGTGTTCAAGTTCTTTACCTTTCCAATACAGAGAAAACGACACTGCATGAAATTTGTGCTGGTATGTATGATTATGTTTCAATCGGAACTTTTAGACTGCTCAAGCAAATCGAAGTCATCAATCTTGCTGAAATTGATGTAGTCAGTCCATTTATTGCCAACTCTTTATTAGATATCGACTATGTACAGTATGCAGTCAATCAGGATGTCCTACGTAAGATGAGAGCGGAAATTGCAAAACCTCTTCGCAGACATGACAGTACCTTGGACTATCTGCCAACACAGTATATCAGTGACTTTATCAAAAGCCTTGGATTCGATGGAATTGAATATACGAGTACCATGAGCGAAGAGGGGAGAAACCTTGCAGTTTTCAAGGAGTCAGTGTTTCACTGCACTAAAACCAAGGTTCTGGACATTAAAGCAATCGAATATGAGTATGATGTAGTTTCAAAGAGGGCGTAA
- a CDS encoding sce7726 family protein, whose translation MSKHDGLYNKLFTQKVFEALMSKKGHAVYQALAEADFQHPHLLSNGEIIHKLYSQMSKCYRNEYFYQNTLLNTLLLGKHSVRTTTALSQVTVGKAVADFILINGKAVVYEIKSDLDSFDRLESQIEAYYHAFDHVCVVAPESSFSRLNTMFSNSPVGIYVLTARNTISTKQKKEPVADSSKLSHQALFKLLRKREYEHVVYSYHGFLPEATPVFWYEACEALFSKIPLDQAYRVVLKTLKNRVSIEQEQIQAVPYSLRSLAYFNTGTALDAASLQSFLNQQYRR comes from the coding sequence ATGAGTAAGCATGACGGCCTTTACAATAAACTCTTTACACAGAAAGTGTTTGAAGCATTAATGTCCAAGAAGGGCCATGCAGTGTATCAAGCACTGGCTGAAGCTGATTTTCAGCATCCCCATCTATTGAGCAATGGTGAGATTATTCACAAGCTCTATAGTCAGATGTCCAAGTGCTACCGTAATGAGTATTTCTACCAGAACACATTGCTCAATACCTTGCTGCTTGGAAAACATAGCGTACGCACGACAACGGCATTAAGCCAGGTTACCGTTGGAAAGGCTGTTGCAGATTTCATCCTCATCAATGGAAAAGCGGTGGTGTATGAGATCAAGTCTGACCTGGATTCGTTTGATCGGTTGGAAAGTCAGATAGAAGCCTATTACCATGCGTTCGACCATGTTTGTGTGGTGGCCCCCGAGTCTTCCTTTTCGAGGTTGAACACCATGTTCTCAAACAGCCCGGTCGGCATCTATGTCCTGACAGCGCGTAATACTATCAGCACAAAGCAGAAAAAAGAGCCTGTTGCCGATTCAAGTAAACTTTCTCATCAAGCCTTGTTCAAGCTACTCCGAAAACGGGAATACGAGCATGTCGTTTACTCCTATCATGGATTCCTGCCTGAAGCGACTCCTGTCTTCTGGTATGAAGCATGTGAAGCATTATTTTCCAAGATTCCTCTGGATCAAGCCTATCGAGTGGTACTGAAAACGCTGAAAAATCGTGTATCCATAGAACAGGAACAGATACAAGCAGTTCCGTATTCCTTGCGTTCTCTTGCCTATTTCAATACGGGAACAGCTCTGGATGCTGCATCCCTGCAATCCTTTCTGAATCAGCAATATCGGAGGTGA
- a CDS encoding extracellular solute-binding protein produces MKKSVMVLFVLVVLLMSIPAAGNKEVAVTVPAAPTAGLNASGFPIVAEPVTLKVFGVRDQNTAEWKNVKMLTEYQKLSNVIMDYQEVPTQGYDEKKSLLFASNDLPDVFVRAQLSKVEIAKYGMESGQLIPLNDLLKQYAPNFMALMAKYPTILASITSADGNIYALPELDLSNTGRMGFKQWINKEWLAKLGLKAPTTTDELITVLRAFRDKDPNGNGLKDEIPLGIREASSIYVLGGSFGLDHQMKETINIENGKVHIWLKDAKFKSYLQFLNQLYEEKLLWKDYYKRDLPSWRSNLSNALFGAFYMPYSDVFLKVENQFTGYAPIKGPYGDQLWSDANSGVLAVGAFAISNVCTNPEVAMRWVDYFYSEEGSLFFRYGIENETYTLDANGTPVFVDSILKDPKGFMTALGQINLVPGGGFPQVITNDTDGVVASALTKEVSAMMVPYLPEQVYLQPSFTQEESEEFVTIVQDLYKYRDEAVTKFILGEWKFDKWDEYCATLDKIGIAKLEKLYQQAFDRL; encoded by the coding sequence ATGAAAAAATCAGTAATGGTACTGTTTGTGCTTGTTGTGCTGCTGATGTCAATCCCTGCAGCAGGAAACAAGGAAGTTGCTGTCACAGTTCCCGCAGCCCCAACGGCTGGACTGAACGCATCCGGCTTTCCAATTGTTGCCGAGCCGGTTACCTTGAAGGTTTTTGGTGTTCGCGACCAGAATACCGCAGAGTGGAAGAACGTGAAGATGCTTACTGAATACCAGAAGCTTTCGAATGTGATTATGGACTACCAGGAAGTTCCCACCCAGGGATACGATGAGAAAAAGAGCCTTCTCTTTGCCTCCAACGACCTTCCTGATGTCTTCGTACGTGCCCAGCTGTCAAAAGTGGAAATTGCCAAGTATGGTATGGAAAGCGGCCAGCTGATTCCTCTCAACGATCTGCTTAAGCAGTACGCTCCCAATTTCATGGCACTCATGGCCAAGTATCCCACGATTCTTGCCTCCATCACCAGTGCAGACGGTAACATCTATGCCCTGCCGGAGCTGGATCTGAGCAATACCGGCCGCATGGGATTCAAGCAGTGGATCAACAAGGAGTGGCTGGCAAAGCTTGGTCTGAAGGCTCCCACCACCACAGATGAGCTGATTACAGTCCTGAGAGCCTTCCGCGACAAGGACCCGAACGGCAACGGCTTGAAGGATGAAATTCCACTGGGAATCCGTGAAGCAAGCTCCATCTATGTGCTCGGAGGTTCCTTCGGTCTCGATCATCAGATGAAGGAAACGATCAACATTGAAAACGGCAAGGTGCATATTTGGCTTAAGGACGCGAAGTTCAAGAGCTACCTGCAATTCCTCAACCAGTTGTATGAAGAGAAACTCTTGTGGAAGGACTACTACAAGCGTGACCTTCCCTCTTGGCGTTCGAACCTCTCCAACGCACTCTTCGGCGCTTTCTACATGCCCTACAGTGATGTCTTCCTCAAGGTTGAGAACCAGTTCACCGGCTATGCTCCGATCAAGGGCCCCTATGGAGACCAGCTGTGGAGCGATGCCAACTCCGGCGTTCTGGCAGTCGGGGCCTTTGCGATCAGTAATGTGTGTACGAATCCTGAAGTGGCCATGCGCTGGGTCGATTACTTCTACTCTGAAGAAGGATCGCTTTTCTTCCGCTACGGGATTGAGAATGAAACCTATACGCTTGACGCAAACGGCACCCCGGTCTTCGTCGACTCCATCCTCAAGGATCCCAAGGGCTTCATGACAGCTCTCGGGCAGATAAACCTGGTACCCGGCGGCGGCTTCCCGCAGGTCATCACCAACGATACCGACGGTGTGGTTGCGTCAGCTCTCACCAAAGAAGTGTCGGCGATGATGGTGCCCTACCTTCCCGAGCAAGTCTACCTGCAACCGAGCTTCACCCAGGAGGAGAGCGAGGAGTTTGTCACCATAGTTCAAGACCTCTATAAGTATCGTGACGAAGCAGTGACAAAGTTCATCCTCGGAGAATGGAAATTCGACAAATGGGACGAATACTGCGCCACCTTGGATAAGATTGGCATTGCAAAGCTCGAAAAATTGTATCAGCAGGCCTTCGATCGGCTGTAA
- a CDS encoding glycoside hydrolase family 2 protein: MTILPKPEHPNPQFMRSEWTNLNGEWTYTINMRPPYFSEKQSFNQEEKSTGFDKTIVVPFSPESELSGVAYKDLIFSIFYHRTLEIPFSYAGKRVLLHFGAVFYHADVFIDGMQVGFHDGGSTPFTIDLTRHVSAGKSYNLVVKATSNLQDGSIPSGKQSSFLHSYKCFYTRTTGIWQTVWMEAVSPFSLESVQMNCDIDSEQLTIIPRFSAIAEGMEFGCKVFTEDGSLAAFAKCLANEGSPVVLSIPFMQLWDPDKPYVYTLELTVLVGNSVVDTVSSYMGMRHVQVQGNQVYLNHKKLYQRLVLDQGYYPSSQWTSPSDEALRQDILLAKQAGFNGARLHQKVFEPRYLYWADRLGYLCWGESPSWGLEYNQEGLPARNFLSEWAEIIARDRNHPSIITWTPLNETFRFTDAHAHRRLHRDAYNLCKMLDPSRPVNDSSGYIHFVTDLWTVHAYDQDPQKFAAKLEMKDGKPFRNFPQFESEYSGQPYLVDEYGGIKWDPATQLNSELIVGQNLVSWGYGESPKTLEEFYARLEALTDVILEMDHACGYCYTQLTDVEQEKNGIYYYDRTLKFDMQRIAAIFSKVPKTYQ, translated from the coding sequence ATGACAATCCTGCCTAAGCCAGAACATCCCAATCCGCAATTTATGCGGTCGGAGTGGACCAACCTCAATGGAGAGTGGACCTATACCATCAATATGAGGCCGCCCTATTTCTCTGAGAAACAGTCCTTCAACCAGGAAGAGAAGAGTACCGGCTTTGACAAGACCATTGTTGTTCCGTTCTCACCAGAGAGTGAGCTGTCGGGTGTGGCCTACAAGGACCTGATCTTCTCGATCTTCTACCACCGAACGCTTGAGATTCCTTTCTCCTATGCAGGCAAAAGGGTTCTGTTGCATTTTGGAGCTGTTTTTTACCATGCCGATGTCTTTATCGATGGTATGCAGGTAGGCTTTCACGACGGAGGCAGCACCCCCTTTACCATTGATCTTACAAGGCATGTCAGCGCTGGAAAAAGCTATAACCTTGTCGTGAAGGCAACCAGCAACCTGCAGGATGGAAGTATTCCATCGGGAAAGCAATCAAGCTTCCTTCACTCCTATAAATGCTTCTATACCCGGACTACCGGCATTTGGCAGACCGTCTGGATGGAAGCCGTCTCTCCCTTCAGTTTGGAAAGTGTGCAGATGAACTGCGATATTGACAGTGAACAGCTGACAATAATCCCACGGTTCTCAGCAATTGCAGAAGGAATGGAATTCGGCTGCAAAGTGTTCACTGAGGATGGTTCGTTGGCTGCTTTCGCTAAATGCTTGGCCAATGAAGGTTCGCCCGTCGTCCTCAGCATTCCCTTCATGCAACTCTGGGACCCTGATAAACCCTATGTGTATACCCTTGAGCTTACCGTACTGGTTGGGAATTCGGTTGTAGATACCGTCTCCTCCTACATGGGCATGCGCCATGTTCAAGTGCAAGGCAATCAAGTCTACCTCAATCACAAGAAACTCTATCAGCGCCTTGTCCTGGATCAAGGCTACTACCCATCCAGCCAATGGACTTCCCCTTCCGACGAAGCGTTGAGACAAGACATCCTGCTTGCCAAACAGGCAGGATTCAACGGCGCTCGTCTGCACCAAAAAGTATTTGAACCTCGCTATCTCTACTGGGCCGACCGACTTGGGTATTTATGCTGGGGCGAAAGCCCGAGCTGGGGTCTGGAATATAATCAGGAGGGATTACCTGCTCGTAATTTCCTCTCCGAATGGGCGGAGATCATTGCGCGCGACCGTAATCATCCCTCGATCATCACGTGGACGCCGCTGAACGAAACCTTCCGTTTCACCGATGCCCATGCACATCGTCGCCTCCACCGCGATGCATACAACTTATGCAAGATGCTCGACCCATCGCGTCCGGTAAATGACAGCAGTGGGTACATTCACTTTGTCACCGACTTGTGGACAGTACATGCCTATGATCAGGATCCCCAAAAGTTTGCAGCCAAGCTGGAGATGAAGGATGGCAAGCCCTTCCGCAACTTCCCTCAGTTCGAGAGCGAGTACAGCGGCCAGCCTTATCTGGTCGATGAGTACGGAGGCATCAAGTGGGATCCAGCAACGCAATTGAATTCAGAACTGATTGTAGGCCAGAACCTTGTTTCATGGGGCTATGGCGAATCACCGAAAACCTTGGAAGAGTTCTATGCCCGGCTTGAGGCCCTTACCGATGTTATTCTCGAAATGGATCATGCGTGCGGCTACTGCTACACACAGCTTACTGATGTCGAACAGGAGAAAAATGGCATATACTACTACGACAGAACCTTGAAGTTTGACATGCAGCGGATAGCCGCCATATTCTCCAAGGTTCCCAAAACATATCAGTAA
- a CDS encoding sce7725 family protein has protein sequence MYFPYIRGRQFDLLALRDLVEKNLLHDHIVPIIEPVSLSSTLVSTITQFNARKHPLAIIRNPEVGSFSEEFGAFDGATGNVSRKQDFAAEMLQPFMLQALIMNNDLPGVLSAVTESGIEKQDLVVVLNDRDMLKPYQSLFAPDAPRFTVIPDEGVFRRNITTNKVLLTDSFQRQERNADYSQKEDEFFSDAHLYYRSEGYVGFADYSIIGDSYNAAGFAPYAVAIHIVYPAIDKSLRVRHFVSDSNQDINNPAQKFYQALKKMVEWYENERVVPLTLGLKILLDHYQAQTYPGLGSLKKLTIMHHLELMEKLLDGGLFV, from the coding sequence ATGTATTTTCCTTATATTCGAGGGCGACAATTTGATTTGCTTGCACTGCGTGATTTGGTAGAGAAGAACCTATTGCATGACCACATTGTCCCGATAATCGAACCGGTCAGTCTTTCCTCAACCTTGGTATCCACAATCACTCAGTTCAATGCAAGGAAGCATCCGCTTGCAATAATTCGTAACCCTGAAGTGGGTTCCTTTTCGGAAGAGTTTGGAGCTTTCGATGGAGCGACCGGGAATGTTTCAAGAAAACAGGACTTTGCTGCAGAGATGTTGCAACCTTTTATGCTGCAAGCCCTGATCATGAATAACGATTTGCCTGGAGTTCTCTCTGCTGTAACTGAGTCAGGCATTGAGAAGCAAGATTTGGTAGTCGTGCTTAACGATCGGGACATGCTCAAACCGTATCAGAGCTTGTTTGCCCCGGATGCGCCCCGCTTTACAGTAATTCCAGATGAAGGCGTATTCAGGCGCAATATTACAACGAATAAAGTCTTGCTGACAGACTCCTTTCAACGGCAGGAGCGTAATGCCGATTACTCTCAGAAAGAAGACGAATTCTTTTCTGATGCTCATCTGTATTATAGGAGTGAAGGGTATGTTGGATTCGCAGACTACTCAATAATCGGTGATTCATACAATGCGGCTGGTTTTGCTCCCTACGCTGTGGCAATCCATATTGTGTATCCAGCTATCGATAAAAGCCTGAGGGTCAGGCACTTTGTTTCTGATTCCAACCAAGACATCAACAATCCTGCCCAGAAATTCTATCAAGCCTTGAAGAAAATGGTTGAATGGTATGAAAACGAGAGAGTTGTGCCTCTAACATTGGGGTTGAAGATATTGTTGGATCATTATCAGGCTCAAACGTATCCCGGGCTTGGAAGTTTAAAGAAGCTCACCATTATGCATCATCTCGAATTGATGGAGAAATTGCTTGATGGGGGTTTATTTGTATGA
- a CDS encoding sensor histidine kinase produces the protein MQRKRLSLQSKIFLMTMLVALLVMVISLVFIYRQVVVIIERNALQYMQGIIGNNASELDSMLEDSRGITLMVTMNPVIKEAATTSLVEASYEWFLQKKAVDSYLSNLVTNKEYISQLSVFSANGNVFQSGGSLLLKGQMMQPWMQAAFATLAPKLHYFAKEKRLVYTRTLFADKEPLALVVAELDYSYLSSKLFSFTSAEQLYLATYLNGQLLFDNKASAQQPISQSEIAAVLLGETDMESYTRENLMLVQDGQTEGISTIGIISYQVLLGDALRLRSTVILIILISLPLIFLASWLLTSRLYRNISELRKSMHEVGKGNLHVRSSVVSEDEIGEMAAVFNTMMDQIEDLLEQIKQTEKQKRESEFAILQSQIQPHFVYNTINSMKYYAHLKGVKEIEVVATAMVELLRAVLGQGDEFIPLSQEIHYIKQYLLIQRFKYQQEFETVWEIDEELLSHKIPKLLLQPIVENALIHGIANKKDGNITVKAYKLDDGIHITVTDNGKGIQKEHLDKLVAQVSKDMHYLSSVGISNVFSRIRMIYGEPYNGFITSFVNVGTVVELHIPL, from the coding sequence GTGCAACGAAAGAGACTTTCCCTGCAAAGCAAAATCTTCCTGATGACCATGCTGGTAGCCTTGCTGGTCATGGTAATCTCACTCGTATTCATCTATCGCCAAGTAGTGGTCATCATTGAACGCAATGCCCTGCAATATATGCAGGGCATCATCGGGAACAATGCTTCCGAGTTGGACTCCATGCTGGAGGATTCCCGGGGCATTACCCTGATGGTCACCATGAATCCCGTTATCAAGGAAGCTGCAACTACTTCCTTGGTGGAAGCTTCCTATGAGTGGTTTCTCCAGAAGAAAGCAGTTGATTCCTACCTGAGCAATCTCGTGACTAACAAGGAGTACATCAGCCAGTTATCGGTCTTCAGTGCCAACGGGAATGTGTTTCAATCGGGAGGCAGCCTCTTGCTGAAAGGCCAGATGATGCAACCTTGGATGCAGGCTGCCTTTGCGACGCTCGCTCCCAAACTCCATTACTTTGCAAAAGAAAAACGATTAGTCTATACTCGTACATTGTTTGCCGACAAGGAGCCTCTCGCCTTGGTGGTGGCAGAGCTCGATTATTCCTATCTCTCCTCGAAACTTTTCTCTTTTACCTCGGCCGAGCAGCTCTACCTTGCCACCTATCTCAACGGGCAACTGCTCTTTGATAATAAAGCGTCTGCGCAGCAACCAATCTCACAGAGCGAAATAGCTGCGGTACTGTTGGGCGAAACAGATATGGAAAGCTATACCCGTGAAAACCTCATGTTGGTTCAAGATGGGCAGACTGAAGGTATCTCCACTATAGGCATCATCTCCTACCAGGTGCTACTCGGGGATGCACTGAGGCTTCGTTCGACGGTCATCCTGATCATTCTCATTTCACTTCCTTTGATTTTCCTCGCCTCTTGGCTGCTCACATCCCGGCTGTACCGTAATATCAGCGAGCTGAGAAAGAGCATGCACGAAGTGGGGAAGGGCAACCTCCACGTCCGCTCTTCTGTAGTATCTGAAGATGAGATAGGGGAGATGGCTGCCGTTTTCAACACCATGATGGATCAAATTGAGGATCTGCTTGAGCAAATCAAGCAGACAGAGAAGCAAAAACGTGAAAGCGAGTTTGCCATCCTGCAGTCGCAGATTCAGCCGCACTTTGTCTACAACACCATCAACAGCATGAAATACTATGCGCATTTAAAGGGAGTGAAGGAAATCGAGGTAGTGGCAACAGCCATGGTGGAACTACTGCGAGCAGTATTGGGACAAGGTGATGAGTTCATACCTCTTTCGCAGGAGATTCACTACATCAAGCAGTACCTTCTGATTCAGCGCTTCAAGTATCAGCAGGAATTTGAAACCGTTTGGGAGATAGATGAAGAGCTTTTGTCCCATAAGATTCCTAAATTGCTACTGCAGCCAATCGTGGAGAACGCGCTCATTCATGGCATCGCCAACAAGAAGGACGGGAACATCACCGTAAAAGCGTACAAACTTGACGATGGCATTCATATCACCGTCACCGACAATGGAAAAGGAATCCAGAAGGAGCACCTTGACAAGCTGGTGGCCCAGGTGTCCAAGGATATGCACTACTTGAGCAGTGTGGGGATTTCCAATGTTTTCAGCAGGATCCGCATGATTTATGGGGAGCCATATAATGGGTTCATCACCAGCTTTGTGAATGTTGGTACCGTTGTGGAACTACACATACCCTTATGA